The proteins below are encoded in one region of Candidatus Flexicrinis proximus:
- a CDS encoding ABC transporter ATP-binding protein — translation MGWTGDYPIFEEVQDQGGVLAGFVQDAVTGIQTVKTTGREVHIAGKYRAENAIYRRKWLRFRRRNEPVGMLPNMVSELTAAIVVMIGGVMAINGELTVGSFTSFLLYLGVTSVWLLNLGTVYQRYQQAKGALNRIAPLLQPAKIASKPISITLPPVRGEIEFDNVSLHLDDMPIVRNVDLKIKAGEVVAIVGPTGCGKTQLVNLLARINDASQGVVRIDGVDVRDFELESLRRAITYVPQSTFLFSRELQENVVMGREDISDDNLHSAVNISRLSNDLAQLPQQLETMVGERGVMLSGGQKQRVAIARALVRDPAILILDDALSSVDTHTAADILRELRTVLKSRTSIIIAHRIATVKDADRIIVMSEGRVVADGTHDQLINSDEFYGRLFEREMDLER, via the coding sequence GTGGGCTGGACTGGCGATTACCCCATATTTGAAGAGGTCCAGGATCAAGGGGGCGTTCTGGCCGGTTTTGTACAGGATGCCGTCACTGGTATTCAGACGGTCAAAACTACGGGGCGCGAGGTCCACATTGCCGGGAAGTATCGTGCGGAGAATGCCATATACCGGAGAAAGTGGCTGCGATTTCGCAGGCGTAATGAACCAGTTGGAATGCTGCCAAACATGGTCAGCGAACTGACCGCCGCAATCGTCGTTATGATCGGCGGCGTGATGGCCATCAACGGTGAACTAACCGTTGGGTCTTTCACCAGCTTTCTGCTGTATCTCGGTGTGACCAGCGTCTGGCTTCTCAACCTTGGTACGGTCTATCAGCGGTATCAGCAGGCGAAAGGTGCGTTGAACCGCATCGCGCCACTGCTGCAGCCCGCGAAGATTGCTAGTAAGCCCATCTCAATCACGCTTCCCCCGGTTCGCGGGGAGATCGAATTCGACAACGTAAGCCTTCACCTGGATGACATGCCTATCGTCCGCAACGTTGATCTGAAGATCAAAGCAGGTGAGGTTGTTGCGATAGTTGGACCTACGGGCTGCGGCAAGACACAGCTTGTGAATCTCTTGGCCCGCATCAATGATGCATCCCAAGGAGTCGTGCGGATCGATGGCGTCGACGTGCGCGACTTTGAACTCGAATCCCTGCGTAGGGCCATTACTTACGTTCCTCAGAGTACATTTCTCTTCAGCCGTGAATTGCAGGAAAATGTCGTGATGGGCCGCGAGGATATCAGCGACGATAATTTGCACAGCGCCGTCAACATCTCGCGGCTGAGCAACGATCTCGCCCAACTTCCGCAACAGCTTGAAACTATGGTAGGCGAGCGGGGCGTAATGCTGTCCGGCGGGCAGAAGCAGCGCGTCGCCATCGCGCGTGCGCTCGTCCGCGACCCCGCGATACTGATCCTTGATGATGCGCTGTCGAGCGTGGATACGCACACCGCTGCGGATATCCTCAGAGAATTGCGGACGGTCCTAAAGTCCCGTACAAGCATCATCATCGCGCATCGCATCGCCACGGTTAAGGATGCAGACCGGATTATCGTCATGTCTGAAGGTCGGGTTGTCGCTGACGGCACCCACGACCAACTCATCAACTCAGACGAATTCTACGGCAGGCTGTTTGAGCGCGAAATGGACCTGGAAAGGTAG
- a CDS encoding S1 RNA-binding domain-containing protein, whose protein sequence is MYTVSPTANDFDFEALLEESFATASFERGDTVSGTVLSANHKGLIVGVGSMRDGYVERADLEKMGAEPTDFQIGQEVDVTIIRMEDEDGNLVLSISQARQSEDWKKAEELLTTQDTWPGFVTDANRGGLIILFGNVRGFVPASHVSDLPRGLSEDERRTYLSRLVGQPINLKVIEVNRKRRRLVFSQREAQRNSRDARKESLLGELKEGEIRSGIVSGLRDFGAFVDLGGADGLIHISELAWHRVKHPKEVLNVGDQVQVYVLRLDDEGKRIGLSLKRLQPNPWSMVEEMYHIGQLVDGVVSRLADFGAFVSMEPGIEALLHLSQIANNAPSHPSQVIYEGARLLMRVISIEPDKQRLGLSLKDVTEEERFRWQEQNPERQLSSLLSSQAHHSAAAATPVELDASNPEAEPVVEVEVEAEPENA, encoded by the coding sequence ATGTACACAGTTTCACCTACTGCAAACGATTTCGACTTCGAGGCATTGCTTGAAGAGTCGTTTGCGACCGCGTCTTTTGAACGCGGCGACACTGTCAGCGGTACCGTATTGTCTGCTAACCACAAAGGACTTATCGTCGGCGTCGGTTCGATGCGCGACGGTTACGTGGAACGCGCAGATCTGGAGAAGATGGGTGCAGAACCCACCGATTTCCAGATCGGGCAAGAGGTTGACGTTACCATTATCCGTATGGAAGATGAAGACGGCAATCTCGTCCTTTCGATCTCGCAGGCACGCCAGAGCGAAGATTGGAAGAAAGCCGAAGAACTGCTTACGACACAAGATACCTGGCCCGGCTTCGTCACCGACGCTAACCGCGGCGGCCTTATTATTCTGTTTGGTAATGTGCGTGGTTTCGTTCCGGCAAGCCACGTGTCTGATCTTCCGCGCGGCCTCAGTGAAGACGAGCGGCGTACGTATCTGTCGCGGCTTGTCGGTCAGCCCATCAACCTGAAGGTGATCGAGGTCAACCGCAAGCGCCGCCGGCTTGTGTTCAGTCAGCGTGAAGCCCAGCGCAACAGCCGCGATGCGCGCAAAGAGTCGCTGTTGGGCGAGTTGAAGGAAGGCGAAATCCGCAGTGGCATCGTCAGCGGCCTGCGCGACTTCGGCGCCTTCGTTGACCTCGGCGGCGCAGATGGTCTGATCCATATTTCTGAGCTCGCCTGGCATCGCGTCAAGCACCCGAAAGAAGTCCTGAACGTCGGAGACCAGGTGCAGGTATATGTTCTGCGCCTCGATGATGAGGGCAAGCGCATCGGGTTGAGCCTTAAGCGGCTGCAGCCGAATCCCTGGTCAATGGTCGAGGAAATGTACCATATCGGCCAACTGGTGGATGGCGTAGTCTCGCGTCTGGCGGACTTTGGCGCGTTCGTGAGCATGGAACCGGGCATTGAAGCTCTGCTCCACCTCAGCCAGATCGCTAACAACGCCCCGTCCCATCCGTCCCAGGTCATTTACGAGGGTGCACGCCTGTTAATGCGGGTGATCAGCATCGAACCCGATAAGCAGCGCCTGGGTCTGAGCCTCAAAGATGTGACTGAAGAAGAGAGATTCCGTTGGCAGGAGCAGAACCCGGAACGCCAGCTCTCGTCTCTGCTCAGCTCACAGGCTCACCATAGCGCGGCGGCAGCGACTCCTGTAGAATTGGACGCGTCCAATCCCGAGGCCGAACCGGTTGTTGAGGTTGAGGTTGAAGCCGAACCAGAAAACGCCTAA
- the rpsU gene encoding 30S ribosomal protein S21, whose protein sequence is MATVRLKPNESQEQLLRRFRKRVTNAGILSTVRRKRWHISKSELRRIEHKKAIRRARRRQVKVGGR, encoded by the coding sequence ATGGCTACTGTCCGTCTGAAGCCGAACGAATCGCAGGAACAACTGCTGCGCCGCTTCCGTAAGCGCGTGACAAATGCAGGAATTCTAAGCACTGTTCGCCGCAAGCGCTGGCACATCAGCAAGAGTGAACTGCGTCGTATCGAACACAAGAAGGCGATCCGCCGCGCCCGCCGCCGTCAGGTGAAGGTTGGGGGTCGTTAA
- the infA gene encoding translation initiation factor IF-1: MAEDKIEVEGTVVEALPNAQFMVELDNKHRILAYLSGKMRKFYIRIAPGDKVKVEMSVYDPARGRIIFRHRDGRGPSEG; encoded by the coding sequence ATGGCCGAGGACAAGATTGAAGTAGAAGGCACTGTTGTCGAAGCGCTGCCGAATGCCCAGTTCATGGTTGAGCTGGACAATAAGCATCGTATACTCGCCTACCTGTCTGGAAAGATGCGCAAGTTCTATATCCGCATCGCCCCGGGTGATAAGGTAAAAGTCGAGATGAGTGTGTATGACCCTGCGCGTGGTCGCATCATTTTCCGTCACCGTGATGGTCGCGGACCTAGTGAAGGTTAA
- a CDS encoding ubiquinone/menaquinone biosynthesis methyltransferase, whose protein sequence is MVHLQGEEKSSYVQGMFGRIAGRYNLMNRLMTLGQDQRWRRFVVKQACLPVKGAALDLATGTGDIAFEALKAQPTSEIIGADFALPMMYVGQKTELGGSIAWCAADAMNLPFPGGKFDAVMSGYLVRNVIDIRQTLREQLRVLKPGGRIVILDTSPPPRNLLRPFILLYLRYGIPLLGRIIGGRETADAYQYLPESTQSFKTPQELAALMKEVGVEGVAYRTFMFGTMAVHWGIKPQA, encoded by the coding sequence ATGGTACATCTGCAGGGCGAGGAAAAGTCATCTTACGTTCAAGGGATGTTTGGGCGAATCGCCGGTCGTTACAACCTCATGAATCGGCTGATGACACTTGGCCAGGACCAGCGCTGGCGCCGGTTTGTCGTTAAACAAGCTTGCTTGCCCGTAAAAGGCGCGGCGCTTGATCTGGCAACCGGTACCGGTGATATTGCTTTCGAAGCGCTCAAGGCGCAGCCCACTTCCGAGATCATCGGGGCGGATTTTGCGCTGCCCATGATGTATGTTGGTCAGAAGACTGAGCTTGGCGGAAGTATTGCCTGGTGCGCAGCAGATGCGATGAACCTGCCATTTCCTGGCGGCAAGTTCGACGCGGTGATGTCCGGTTATCTTGTACGAAATGTTATTGATATCAGGCAGACTCTACGCGAACAACTTCGCGTCCTTAAGCCAGGCGGGCGGATCGTAATTCTGGATACTTCACCACCGCCGCGCAACCTCCTGCGCCCGTTTATACTACTGTATTTGAGATATGGTATTCCGCTGCTCGGCCGCATCATTGGTGGGCGCGAGACCGCAGATGCCTACCAATACCTGCCAGAATCCACGCAGTCATTCAAAACGCCGCAAGAGCTCGCGGCGCTGATGAAAGAGGTAGGGGTAGAGGGAGTAGCGTATCGCACCTTCATGTTCGGCACCATGGCCGTCCACTGGGGAATTAAGCCTCAGGCTTAA
- a CDS encoding UbiD family decarboxylase, with translation MAYRNLDEFLTRLEQSGKAVRKPISAQIPYFSDVCASDNNVTIFEDPANSLSFVSNLFGTRERIEQGLRVVSLDLIADRLGAMLDLGTPSSFGSLVGQAMSLFTALRTTSSKRAPQDYRSLSAHEWASQFYSAARAGRPASLLAALMTSRHMASAVVDVSGEAMLIESASALTAGDRIAIVFGGDPAFILATLTPLPDLVHRSYFASWLKRAPDRNDATGGHRCRLAVECRSSCERNRKRRSPGKLDTLA, from the coding sequence GTGGCATACAGAAATCTCGATGAATTCCTTACGCGGCTGGAACAGTCGGGTAAAGCAGTTCGCAAGCCGATAAGCGCCCAGATACCTTACTTCTCTGATGTATGCGCTTCCGACAACAATGTCACGATTTTCGAAGACCCGGCGAATAGCCTGTCTTTCGTTTCAAATCTGTTTGGCACACGAGAGCGGATTGAACAGGGTCTACGAGTGGTTTCGCTGGACCTGATTGCAGACCGCCTTGGCGCGATGCTCGACTTAGGCACGCCGTCCTCATTCGGTTCTCTGGTGGGGCAGGCGATGTCTCTATTTACTGCATTAAGGACGACATCGAGCAAACGTGCACCACAGGATTATCGCTCGCTGTCAGCGCACGAGTGGGCTAGTCAATTCTACTCAGCAGCGCGCGCAGGTCGCCCGGCGTCGTTGCTTGCGGCACTCATGACATCGCGGCACATGGCTTCTGCTGTGGTCGATGTCTCAGGTGAAGCCATGCTGATTGAGTCTGCTTCGGCGCTGACAGCTGGAGATCGGATAGCCATCGTCTTTGGAGGGGATCCCGCATTTATTCTCGCAACCCTCACTCCTCTTCCGGACTTGGTTCACCGATCCTATTTTGCTAGCTGGTTAAAGAGAGCGCCCGATCGAAACGATGCGACTGGCGGACATCGATGTCGACTTGCCGTCGAATGCCGAAGCAGTTGTGAGCGGAACCGTAAGCGACGTAGTCCGGGGAAACTCGATACGCTTGCTTGA
- a CDS encoding recombinase family protein: MKRNAAPQVERRVALCYIRLSQTKNESDLKSPERQKANLQAACDKYGWIPEWYADADKHKTGTKESNRPQWLLLKARVNDPDVAVLAVNDTSRAMRNTWRALKLFDELSSSDVKLYVAVSDRMMDIKTPDGRMSLFMQAFFDEMLCARWLTARVR, encoded by the coding sequence ATGAAGCGAAACGCTGCCCCGCAGGTTGAACGTCGTGTTGCCCTCTGCTATATCCGGCTTTCCCAGACCAAAAACGAATCCGACCTCAAGAGCCCCGAACGGCAAAAGGCGAACCTGCAAGCCGCCTGTGATAAATACGGCTGGATACCGGAGTGGTATGCCGATGCCGACAAGCACAAGACCGGTACTAAAGAGAGTAATCGCCCGCAGTGGCTGCTGCTCAAGGCACGAGTCAATGATCCGGATGTAGCTGTCCTGGCGGTGAACGACACCTCACGCGCGATGCGTAACACTTGGCGCGCGTTGAAGCTGTTCGACGAGCTGTCCAGCAGTGACGTCAAACTGTATGTGGCGGTCTCGGATCGCATGATGGATATCAAGACGCCGGATGGTCGTATGAGCCTGTTTATGCAGGCGTTCTTTGATGAGATGCTATGCGCTCGATGGCTCACGGCGCGCGTCAGATAG